From a region of the Helicoverpa armigera isolate CAAS_96S chromosome 14, ASM3070526v1, whole genome shotgun sequence genome:
- the LOC110378411 gene encoding uncharacterized protein LOC110378411 — protein sequence MFKLTLFFAFLAVAHAGIIAPVVPAHPVVAHHVVAPVHAVSHSAVVHPAPIVHAPVVHAAPIVPVVRHSPLIAVHHG from the exons ATGTTCAAACTg ACACTTTTCTTCGCCTTTCTAGCGGTCGCCCACGCAGGCATCATCGCCCCCGTGGTACCAGCTCACCCCGTGGTAGCTCACCACGTGGTAGCCCCAGTCCACGCAGTGTCCCACAGCGCTGTGGTCCATCCCGCCCCTATTGTCCACGCGCCCGTGGTACACGCCGCCCCAATCGTACCAGTAGTCAGACATTCCCCGTTGATTGCCGTCCACCACGGCTAA
- the LOC110378410 gene encoding A-kinase anchor protein 14 has protein sequence MKSFVAFAAILACAAAAPGVLLAHEPVVAVHSAPVVHTVPVVGSKTTITKSSQVVNHGSPVHTVHAVHTPVIAASPVVVKTVHAAPIVHSAPIVHSAPIVHSAPIVHPAPIVHSAPIVHSAPVVHAVHAAPLIVKTAPSAVAHSSSVVHHGATVVKTVPLLAVHH, from the exons ATGAAATCCTTT GTTGCTTTCGCCGCCATCTTGGcctgcgccgccgccgctccCGGAGTCCTGCTGGCTCATGAGCCAGTAGTCGCCGTGCACTCCGCCCCAGTGGTGCACACCGTCCCGGTCGTGGGCTCCAAGACCACCATCACTAAGTCCAGCCAGGTGGTCAACCATGGCTCCCCCGTGCACACCGTCCATGCCGTGCACACCCCAGTGATTGCTGCCTCCCCTGTGGTCGTTAAGACTGTGCACGCTGCCCCCATCGTCCACTCTGCTCCCATTGTCCACTCTGCTCCTATCGTCCACTCTGCTCCCATCGTCCACCCTGCCCCCATCGTCCACTCCGCCCCCATCGTCCACTCCGCTCCCGTGGTTCACGCTGTCCACGCCGCCCCCCTGATCGTGaagaccgccccctccgccgtCGCTCACTCCAGCTCAGTCGTCCACCACGGAGCTACCGTCGTCAAGACCGTCCCCCTCCTTGCTGTCCACCATTGA